A stretch of the Flavobacterium aquiphilum genome encodes the following:
- a CDS encoding vWA domain-containing protein: MHFKQPEILYFLFLLIVPILVHLFQLRRFKKEYFTNVRFLKILSIQTRKSSKIKKWLLLTCRMLLLACIIIAFAQPFFESKDSKNASNEMYIVLDNSFSMQAKGKKGELLKRAVQELLEETPENATFSLLTNNDNYWNTDIKTIRSELQNLKYSATPFQLTTILAKIKARKSAFKKDIIIITDAVGLTPNQLKNIDTDNVPYFIVPKAEQKNNVAVDSVFIRQTLDDFYELGINATNYSEDFKPISMALYNQNKLVAKTIINFKSKNETVNFTIPKQAFHGYVSIEDNDLTYDNKLFFSISKIKKTNVISIGAPEKNNFLGRIYTNDEFNYGSFALSNLDYNSIDKQDAIILNELDEIPQALQTTLKSFVNKGGNLIVIPSEIVSISNLNTFLKQFGTTQFQSLEPNEKLITKINFNHPLFAGVFENKTNNFQYPKAKKTFVISTTSPSVLNFEDQSPFLTGLKNAVSSVYVFSAPINTLNSNFQQSPLIVPVFYKMALSKPNNGISANTIGNSSSYVVSVLLSKDEILTVKNQEEQFIPVQKLLNNKVQLFFNDYPEKAGNYTIYDSQKPIENISFNYPRTESDLNQVNENLLSDYKTGDSISTIFDTLQTNRTDNQIWKWFIIFALLFLALETAIIKFVK, encoded by the coding sequence ATGCACTTTAAACAGCCCGAAATTCTATACTTTCTATTCTTGTTGATTGTTCCAATTTTGGTGCATTTATTTCAATTAAGGCGTTTCAAAAAAGAATATTTCACCAATGTTCGTTTCCTAAAAATCCTTTCGATTCAAACCCGAAAAAGTTCCAAAATCAAAAAATGGTTACTCTTGACCTGTAGAATGCTATTGCTCGCCTGTATTATTATTGCATTTGCACAACCCTTTTTCGAATCCAAAGACAGCAAAAATGCTAGCAATGAAATGTATATCGTACTGGACAATTCCTTCAGTATGCAAGCGAAAGGAAAAAAAGGGGAATTGTTAAAACGCGCCGTTCAGGAACTGCTGGAAGAAACTCCCGAAAACGCAACTTTTTCTTTACTGACCAATAATGACAATTACTGGAATACCGATATCAAAACAATTCGAAGTGAACTCCAAAACTTAAAATACAGCGCTACACCTTTTCAACTTACTACTATTTTAGCCAAAATTAAAGCACGAAAATCAGCCTTCAAGAAAGACATCATCATCATTACCGATGCCGTGGGACTGACTCCAAATCAATTAAAAAACATAGACACTGATAACGTTCCCTATTTCATTGTCCCAAAAGCCGAACAAAAAAACAATGTGGCTGTTGACAGCGTTTTTATTCGCCAAACTCTAGATGATTTTTACGAGTTAGGCATCAACGCAACAAACTATAGTGAAGATTTTAAGCCAATTTCTATGGCTTTGTACAACCAAAACAAACTGGTTGCCAAAACCATCATTAATTTTAAGAGTAAAAATGAAACGGTTAATTTCACTATTCCCAAACAGGCCTTTCACGGCTATGTTTCCATCGAAGACAATGATTTAACTTATGACAACAAATTGTTTTTTAGCATTTCTAAAATCAAAAAAACGAACGTCATCAGTATAGGGGCTCCTGAAAAAAACAATTTTCTAGGCCGAATTTATACCAATGATGAATTCAATTACGGTTCTTTTGCGCTAAGCAATTTGGATTACAACAGTATCGACAAACAAGATGCTATTATTCTAAATGAACTGGACGAAATTCCGCAAGCATTACAAACCACTTTAAAATCATTTGTGAACAAAGGCGGAAACCTGATTGTAATTCCGTCGGAAATAGTTTCAATTTCTAATTTAAATACCTTTTTGAAACAATTTGGAACCACACAATTTCAATCATTGGAACCAAATGAAAAACTAATTACCAAAATCAACTTCAATCATCCGTTATTTGCTGGCGTTTTTGAAAACAAAACCAATAATTTTCAATATCCAAAAGCAAAAAAGACTTTCGTTATTTCAACTACAAGTCCATCGGTTTTAAATTTCGAGGATCAATCCCCATTTTTAACAGGACTCAAAAATGCCGTTTCATCCGTTTATGTTTTTTCGGCGCCAATAAACACTTTAAATTCCAATTTCCAACAATCGCCTTTGATTGTTCCCGTGTTTTACAAAATGGCTTTGAGCAAACCGAATAATGGCATTAGCGCCAACACCATTGGCAACAGCAGCTCTTATGTAGTTTCGGTTTTATTGTCTAAAGACGAAATTCTGACGGTAAAAAATCAGGAAGAGCAATTTATTCCCGTGCAAAAACTGCTAAATAATAAGGTGCAGCTTTTCTTTAATGACTACCCTGAAAAAGCTGGTAATTACACCATTTACGATTCTCAAAAACCAATAGAAAACATCAGTTTCAATTACCCAAGAACCGAAAGCGATCTGAATCAAGTCAACGAAAATTTATTATCCGATTATAAAACAGGTGATTCCATTTCAACCATTTTTGATACGCTACAAACCAACCGAACGGACAATCAAATTTGGAAATGGTTTATTATCTTTGCATTGCTTTTCCTAGCGTTGGAAACGGCAATCATCAAATTTGTGAAATAA
- a CDS encoding DEAD/DEAH box helicase, which translates to MSTFEQFNLPKSVQKAIDDLGFTSPTPIQEKTFSVIMSGRDMMGIAQTGTGKTFAYLLPLLKLYKFSPSHTPKIVILVPTRELVVQVVEEVEKLTKYMSVRTIGIFGGVNINTQKTTVYQGCDILVGTPGRVMDLTLDNVIRFEDMQKLVIDEFDEILNLGFRTQLTAILAMMPKKRQNILFSATMTDEVDAILNDYFDYPEEVTLAPSGTPLENITQITYQVSNFNTKINLLKHLLETDEDMSRVLVFVNNKKISDMVFDKIEEDFEGQFGVIHSNKSQNYRLNTMAEFQEGNLRGLITTDIMARGLDISNITHVINFEMPELPELYMHRIGRTGRADATGTAISFITPREEESKIAIEILMDMELNYETFPEDVEVSNKLIGPEKDRQQFKLLIKPKKLEGDGAFHEKSKKNQKVNLGGPGVTKKKTHGSVNRNMLKNQAKKRKNKK; encoded by the coding sequence ATGAGTACTTTCGAACAATTCAATCTCCCTAAATCGGTACAAAAAGCAATAGACGATTTAGGTTTTACATCGCCAACTCCTATTCAGGAAAAAACTTTTTCCGTGATTATGTCTGGTCGCGATATGATGGGAATTGCACAAACGGGTACTGGTAAAACATTTGCCTATTTATTGCCTTTATTGAAACTATACAAATTTTCCCCTAGCCACACCCCGAAAATCGTAATCCTTGTTCCGACCCGTGAATTGGTGGTTCAGGTTGTGGAGGAAGTTGAAAAGTTGACCAAATATATGTCCGTTCGTACCATCGGAATTTTTGGGGGAGTGAACATCAATACCCAAAAAACAACCGTTTACCAAGGTTGTGATATCCTTGTGGGAACTCCGGGACGTGTTATGGACTTGACATTGGACAATGTGATTCGGTTTGAGGATATGCAAAAACTGGTAATTGACGAGTTTGATGAAATACTTAATTTGGGTTTCCGTACGCAATTAACAGCTATCTTGGCGATGATGCCGAAAAAACGCCAAAACATTCTCTTCTCGGCTACAATGACAGATGAAGTGGATGCTATTTTGAATGATTATTTTGATTATCCGGAAGAAGTTACGCTGGCACCATCCGGAACGCCTTTGGAAAATATTACACAAATTACTTATCAGGTATCGAATTTCAACACCAAAATCAATCTATTAAAACATTTATTGGAAACAGATGAAGACATGAGCCGAGTATTGGTTTTTGTGAATAACAAAAAGATTTCCGATATGGTTTTTGACAAAATCGAGGAAGATTTTGAAGGCCAATTTGGAGTAATCCACTCGAATAAATCACAGAATTACCGTTTGAACACGATGGCGGAATTTCAGGAAGGTAATCTTCGCGGACTGATCACTACCGATATCATGGCGAGAGGTTTGGACATTTCGAATATTACTCACGTTATCAACTTCGAAATGCCGGAATTACCGGAATTATACATGCACCGTATTGGTCGAACAGGTCGTGCCGATGCAACCGGAACCGCTATCAGTTTCATTACTCCTCGTGAGGAAGAATCAAAGATTGCCATCGAAATTTTGATGGATATGGAATTGAATTATGAAACTTTCCCTGAAGATGTGGAAGTTTCTAATAAATTAATTGGCCCTGAAAAAGACAGGCAACAATTTAAACTATTAATAAAACCCAAAAAACTGGAAGGCGATGGTGCTTTTCACGAAAAAAGCAAGAAAAACCAAAAAGTCAATTTAGGCGGCCCTGGTGTTACCAAGAAAAAAACACATGGTTCTGTCAATAGAAATATGCTAAAAAATCAAGCAAAGAAGCGTAAGAATAAAAAGTAA
- a CDS encoding DUF4838 domain-containing protein, whose protein sequence is MAQDSLNLANAKGQEVTILASGQDTQKAAALLKTYLDQAFEQPFLIQNEGKKNNGNSKIILEISNDNKIVENTFIIKSDEKNIHLIGSDEKNLRYAVYTLLETWGFRKYTAKDTFIPKLKQVTFPKNSNHTYKPSFEYRALFYPDCYDEAFRDWHKLDWYINDFGIWGHSFHKLVDVKTYFKTNPEFFALYEGERNGESLCMSNDTVARIITKNMGEIIAKNPNAKFFSVSQNDDVVYCECNRCKALNEKYGGPQGSFYYFLNKIAAQYPKTKITTLAYLHTYRAPVNLKIEPNIYTLFCPIQLNRGKAITETSNNKPFLEILKNWSTTTQHLYLWDYTVEFTNYLSPFPNFQTFSKNYKLYEQNKVKGLFVQGYADVPGDLYELRQYLLSKIIWNTQTDVEAITNDFLNGFYGKAAPFVKQYINLLTQYQEKTNRYLDIYTDPIQNRNTFLTPEAMDQYDKIINQAEMAVSDDPILAKRVLKLRLALEYVYFEQAKFYGKDKHGMFADKNNKDQGKQLRERVLNFTKHCNEFGIYELSEGGLSPDKYYEEWLAIEKNTCNHLGEKYEIRFLTPPAEEYKGKGSYGLVDGIRAYKNPAINWIGWYGSNPEIELTTQKLNFNTIRINSLNDQRHWIFTPKKISIYGLKKEKWQLITQLVSDELNESTEVTIKSWELKSNTFKEYNLLKIEIENQKEIPIWRKRKNKKPMVMIDEIELYNK, encoded by the coding sequence GGGCAAGAAGTTACTATACTTGCCTCTGGTCAAGATACCCAAAAAGCTGCCGCGCTTTTAAAAACATATTTGGATCAAGCCTTTGAACAACCTTTCCTTATTCAAAATGAAGGCAAAAAAAACAATGGTAATTCAAAAATAATTCTGGAAATTTCTAACGATAACAAAATAGTAGAAAACACTTTTATTATCAAAAGTGATGAAAAAAACATCCATTTGATTGGTTCGGATGAAAAGAACCTGCGTTACGCTGTTTATACTTTATTAGAAACATGGGGGTTTAGAAAATACACTGCAAAAGACACTTTTATTCCAAAATTAAAACAAGTCACATTTCCCAAAAACTCAAATCACACCTACAAACCTTCATTCGAATATCGTGCCTTATTTTATCCCGATTGTTATGATGAAGCTTTCAGAGATTGGCACAAACTGGACTGGTACATCAATGATTTTGGAATTTGGGGACATTCCTTTCATAAATTGGTTGATGTCAAAACTTATTTCAAAACCAATCCTGAGTTTTTTGCCCTGTACGAAGGAGAACGAAATGGCGAATCCCTCTGTATGTCCAACGATACGGTGGCACGAATTATTACCAAAAATATGGGCGAAATCATTGCCAAAAATCCCAATGCAAAATTTTTCTCAGTAAGCCAAAATGATGATGTCGTGTATTGTGAATGCAACCGATGTAAAGCCTTAAACGAAAAATACGGAGGTCCTCAAGGTTCATTTTATTATTTCCTAAATAAAATAGCCGCACAATACCCCAAAACCAAAATCACAACATTAGCCTATCTTCATACCTATCGTGCACCAGTAAATTTGAAAATCGAGCCCAATATTTATACCCTTTTTTGCCCAATCCAACTGAATAGAGGAAAAGCAATTACAGAAACTTCAAACAATAAACCTTTTCTCGAAATCCTTAAAAATTGGAGCACAACGACCCAACATCTGTATTTATGGGACTATACTGTAGAATTCACCAACTACCTTTCCCCTTTTCCTAATTTTCAAACTTTTTCAAAAAACTATAAACTCTACGAACAAAATAAAGTGAAAGGTCTTTTTGTACAGGGATATGCCGATGTGCCTGGGGATCTATACGAACTGAGACAATATCTTTTATCCAAAATAATTTGGAATACCCAAACCGATGTTGAAGCGATAACCAATGATTTCTTGAATGGATTCTATGGAAAAGCTGCTCCATTCGTTAAACAATACATTAATCTGCTTACACAATATCAAGAAAAAACAAACCGATATCTGGACATTTACACAGATCCAATTCAAAACAGAAATACCTTCCTCACTCCTGAGGCCATGGATCAATACGATAAAATCATCAATCAGGCCGAAATGGCTGTAAGCGATGATCCAATCCTTGCAAAACGCGTTTTAAAATTGAGACTGGCTTTGGAATACGTTTACTTTGAGCAGGCTAAATTTTACGGAAAAGACAAACACGGGATGTTTGCTGACAAAAACAATAAAGATCAAGGCAAACAACTTAGGGAACGGGTGCTAAACTTCACAAAACATTGTAATGAATTTGGAATCTACGAACTTAGTGAAGGTGGTCTATCCCCAGATAAATACTATGAAGAATGGCTTGCTATAGAAAAAAACACCTGCAACCATTTGGGAGAAAAATACGAAATCCGCTTTTTGACTCCTCCAGCCGAAGAATATAAAGGCAAAGGAAGTTATGGATTGGTTGATGGTATTCGGGCTTACAAAAATCCGGCTATCAACTGGATTGGTTGGTATGGCTCCAATCCGGAAATAGAATTGACTACCCAAAAATTAAATTTCAACACCATCCGAATCAATTCCTTAAATGACCAAAGACATTGGATTTTTACTCCAAAAAAAATTAGCATTTACGGACTGAAAAAGGAAAAATGGCAACTCATCACGCAATTAGTAAGCGATGAACTGAATGAAAGTACTGAAGTAACCATTAAATCCTGGGAATTAAAATCCAACACCTTTAAAGAATACAATCTGTTGAAAATTGAAATCGAAAATCAAAAAGAAATACCTATTTGGAGAAAACGAAAGAACAAAAAACCAATGGTAATGATTGATGAAATTGAGTTGTATAATAAATAA
- a CDS encoding peroxiredoxin-like family protein, protein MKLVSGQKAPLFVAKDIFGNTIDLAQIQNQKILLSFFRYAECAMCNLQISKIMKHKEAIDKKGIKLITVFESPADSLKVSIANRHSFDFTIIADTNRDLYKLYKVRPSWLKTMQTMSVKGFQHLSEAIQLGFKAGGKVEGTFHQIPADFLIGKDKKIQIAHYGGSVIDHFPLENLLLNI, encoded by the coding sequence ATGAAATTAGTTTCAGGACAAAAAGCGCCTTTGTTTGTTGCCAAAGATATTTTTGGAAATACTATAGATTTGGCTCAGATCCAAAATCAAAAAATTCTGTTGAGTTTTTTTCGTTACGCTGAATGCGCAATGTGCAATCTTCAAATTTCTAAAATCATGAAGCATAAGGAGGCAATTGATAAAAAGGGAATAAAATTGATAACAGTTTTCGAATCTCCGGCTGATAGTCTAAAAGTAAGTATTGCAAATCGGCACAGTTTTGACTTCACAATCATTGCCGATACTAATAGGGATTTATATAAACTTTATAAAGTACGTCCATCTTGGTTAAAAACAATGCAAACAATGTCTGTTAAGGGATTTCAGCATTTGTCAGAAGCAATTCAATTAGGTTTTAAGGCAGGAGGAAAAGTGGAAGGAACGTTTCATCAAATTCCAGCTGATTTTTTAATTGGTAAAGACAAAAAGATCCAAATCGCACATTACGGAGGTAGTGTTATTGACCATTTTCCGTTAGAGAATTTACTTTTAAATATCTAA
- a CDS encoding Crp/Fnr family transcriptional regulator: MNAELSQFLSQKSLLGADSVEVLLEFWNKDKRLKSKEILLNFNQQDSNLYFVKGGCVRLFVIVKNGEQINLGFGYENSLITCFQTFIEGKPSLMSIEAILDTELIAIAKADLMRLIHANSEIAFWYQSMLEYTLTGHIQRQVELLTLKPHERYSVFIKRSGHLINRIPLKYIASYLMMKPETLSRIRAKIS, from the coding sequence ATGAATGCTGAATTATCACAGTTTCTATCCCAAAAATCACTTTTAGGAGCTGATTCAGTTGAGGTCTTATTAGAGTTTTGGAACAAGGATAAAAGACTTAAATCCAAAGAAATATTATTGAATTTCAATCAGCAGGATTCTAATTTGTATTTTGTGAAGGGAGGTTGTGTGCGCTTGTTTGTGATTGTTAAGAACGGAGAACAAATTAATTTGGGTTTTGGTTATGAAAATTCATTGATTACCTGTTTTCAGACTTTTATAGAAGGAAAACCTTCGTTGATGAGTATTGAAGCCATTTTGGATACTGAATTGATTGCCATTGCCAAAGCTGATTTAATGCGGTTAATTCATGCGAATTCGGAAATTGCATTTTGGTATCAGTCGATGTTAGAATATACTTTGACAGGGCATATTCAGAGACAAGTGGAGTTACTTACATTAAAACCCCACGAGCGATATTCGGTATTTATTAAAAGAAGCGGACATCTTATTAATAGAATACCTTTGAAATATATTGCTTCTTACCTTATGATGAAACCTGAAACCTTGAGTAGGATTCGAGCCAAGATTTCTTGA
- a CDS encoding response regulator transcription factor, translating to MNNSNYKILIAEDDVLMIKILEFILKKEGYQVTSCKDGLTAIEKIPVLIPDLIITDIMLPFRSGLEIINFSKENYDNIPVIVVSALGEEEGTVIEAFNLGADDFVSKPFNPNELLLRVKRLFAKKIQIIGPKESEKNISA from the coding sequence ATGAACAATTCAAATTATAAAATATTAATTGCTGAGGATGATGTTTTAATGATCAAAATCCTTGAATTTATACTAAAAAAAGAAGGATATCAGGTAACATCTTGTAAAGATGGCTTGACTGCTATTGAAAAAATCCCTGTACTTATTCCAGATTTAATTATCACTGACATCATGCTTCCTTTTCGCTCGGGACTGGAAATCATTAATTTTTCAAAAGAAAATTATGACAATATACCGGTTATAGTAGTTTCTGCATTGGGAGAAGAAGAAGGAACCGTTATTGAAGCTTTTAATCTTGGTGCCGATGATTTTGTCTCAAAACCATTTAACCCAAATGAATTGTTGCTAAGGGTGAAACGTTTATTTGCCAAAAAAATTCAAATTATAGGGCCAAAAGAGTCTGAAAAAAACATTAGTGCATAA
- a CDS encoding lactonase family protein: MKKVYLFLLLLSSLASVLAQKNKVNLIVGTYTNSCYSKGIYVYEFDTNKAQIRLKKSSDSISNPSYLSLSKDEKFIYAVNENGKESTVSSFSFDAASGKASFMNNVSSKGADPCYIINDDKNVIVANYSGGNISVFGKKEDGSLAEAKQVIQHYGKGVNAQRQEKPHVHMVYFSPDKKYVLSNDLGTDKVYVYNYNPTATDGVLSLKDSVSVKAGSGPRHLTFSKNGKYVYLLQELDGSLTTFSYQEGKLTQINETSILAKNYNGTFSSADIHVSPNGKFLYASNRGDANSITFFKISGKGKKLTWKGQVSTLGKGPRNFVIDPTGKFLLVGHQYTNDIVIFKINKRKGTLMDTKKRFDLCSPVCLVFAK; encoded by the coding sequence ATGAAAAAAGTTTACCTGTTTCTTCTATTACTTTCATCTTTAGCCTCGGTATTGGCACAAAAAAACAAAGTCAACCTGATTGTAGGAACCTATACCAACTCGTGTTATAGTAAAGGAATTTATGTATATGAATTTGATACCAATAAAGCCCAAATTCGATTAAAAAAATCTTCTGACAGTATTTCTAATCCAAGTTATTTGTCACTTTCTAAGGATGAAAAATTCATTTATGCTGTAAATGAAAATGGAAAAGAAAGTACTGTAAGTTCTTTTTCGTTTGACGCTGCAAGTGGAAAAGCAAGTTTTATGAATAATGTAAGTTCAAAAGGAGCAGATCCTTGTTATATTATCAATGATGATAAAAATGTAATTGTTGCTAATTATTCGGGTGGGAATATTTCGGTTTTTGGTAAAAAAGAAGATGGGAGTTTAGCTGAAGCCAAACAAGTCATTCAGCATTACGGAAAAGGGGTGAATGCCCAAAGACAGGAAAAACCACATGTGCATATGGTTTATTTTTCGCCAGATAAAAAATATGTTTTAAGCAATGATTTAGGAACTGATAAAGTCTATGTGTATAATTACAATCCTACTGCTACGGATGGAGTTTTATCATTAAAGGACAGTGTTTCGGTAAAGGCGGGAAGCGGGCCAAGGCATTTGACATTTAGCAAGAATGGGAAATACGTTTATTTGTTGCAAGAGCTAGACGGTTCATTGACTACTTTTAGTTACCAAGAAGGAAAATTGACTCAAATTAATGAAACTTCTATTTTAGCCAAAAATTATAACGGAACTTTTAGCTCTGCCGATATTCACGTTTCACCAAACGGTAAGTTTTTATATGCTTCAAACAGAGGTGATGCCAATAGCATCACTTTTTTTAAAATTTCCGGAAAAGGAAAAAAATTAACGTGGAAAGGACAAGTAAGCACTTTAGGTAAAGGTCCAAGGAATTTTGTGATTGATCCTACTGGAAAATTTCTTTTGGTGGGACATCAATATACAAATGATATCGTGATTTTTAAGATAAACAAAAGAAAGGGAACGCTTATGGACACAAAGAAAAGATTTGATTTGTGCTCTCCAGTTTGTTTGGTGTTTGCCAAATAA
- a CDS encoding MBL fold metallo-hydrolase: MKVYFLGTGTSQGIPIIGSDHEVCKSTDFKDKRLRVSAWVSWDDHSYVIDCGPDFRQQMLASNCRKIDGILFTHEHADHTAGLDDIRPFNYRQGEIPIYAHNRVLTDIKKRFEYIFETVNKYPGSPSVKTIEISDNVPFPIGDKIAVPITVMHGSLQVFGFRIDDFAYLTDVKSIAEAEAEKLKNLKVLVVNALREEPHNTHFNLQEALDFIALLKPEKAYLTHISHMLGFHEVVQKRLPKNVFLAYDNLEITI; this comes from the coding sequence TTGAAGGTATATTTTTTAGGTACAGGAACGTCACAGGGAATTCCTATTATTGGGAGTGATCATGAAGTGTGCAAAAGCACAGATTTTAAGGATAAAAGGCTTCGGGTTTCGGCTTGGGTCTCGTGGGATGACCATTCGTACGTTATTGATTGCGGCCCCGATTTCAGGCAACAAATGTTGGCTTCGAATTGCCGAAAAATTGATGGAATCCTATTTACCCATGAACATGCTGATCATACGGCTGGCTTGGATGATATCCGCCCTTTTAATTATCGACAAGGAGAAATTCCGATTTACGCCCATAATAGGGTGCTTACCGATATTAAAAAACGATTCGAATATATATTTGAAACAGTCAATAAGTATCCGGGTTCTCCCTCAGTCAAAACCATTGAGATATCTGATAATGTACCTTTTCCTATTGGAGATAAGATTGCAGTACCAATTACCGTGATGCACGGAAGTCTTCAGGTTTTTGGGTTTAGAATAGACGATTTTGCCTATTTGACTGATGTAAAAAGTATTGCAGAAGCTGAAGCGGAAAAATTAAAAAACCTCAAAGTGTTGGTGGTAAATGCTTTACGTGAAGAACCTCATAACACACATTTTAATTTGCAGGAAGCACTCGATTTTATAGCTTTGCTAAAGCCTGAGAAAGCTTATCTTACCCATATCAGTCACATGTTAGGTTTTCATGAAGTGGTTCAAAAAAGACTACCAAAAAATGTTTTCCTGGCTTATGATAATTTAGAAATTACTATTTAA
- a CDS encoding alpha/beta hydrolase, giving the protein MILSLEYKIREPKVILDKNPLLLLLHGYGSNEADLFSFAPELPDEYYVISARAPYDLQYGSYAWYAINFDADQNKFSDNNQARISRDIIADFIDELVANYPIDANNVNLIGFSQGSILSYAVALSYPEKVNKTIAMSGYINLDIVTDDYLKNDLSKLKVFASHGTVDQVIPVDWARKTPGILEKLGVDITYKEYPVGHGVAPQNFYDLKNWLIEK; this is encoded by the coding sequence ATGATCTTATCCTTAGAATATAAAATAAGAGAACCAAAAGTTATTCTTGACAAAAATCCATTATTACTGCTACTTCATGGATATGGCAGCAATGAAGCCGATTTATTTTCGTTTGCTCCAGAATTACCGGATGAATATTATGTTATTTCGGCACGTGCACCTTATGATTTGCAATACGGCAGTTATGCCTGGTATGCCATTAATTTTGATGCCGATCAAAACAAATTTTCAGACAACAACCAAGCCCGAATTTCTAGAGATATAATTGCAGATTTTATTGATGAATTGGTTGCTAATTATCCAATTGATGCCAATAATGTAAACCTGATTGGTTTCAGTCAGGGCTCAATTTTAAGTTATGCAGTAGCACTTTCATATCCTGAAAAAGTAAACAAAACAATAGCAATGAGTGGTTACATCAATTTGGATATCGTAACCGATGATTATCTGAAAAATGATCTAAGCAAATTAAAAGTATTTGCCTCTCACGGAACAGTCGATCAGGTAATCCCTGTTGATTGGGCCAGAAAAACACCTGGGATTTTAGAAAAATTAGGAGTGGATATCACCTACAAAGAATATCCTGTAGGTCACGGAGTAGCGCCACAAAATTTCTATGACTTAAAAAATTGGCTTATTGAAAAATAG
- a CDS encoding dihydroorotase gives MKIIIRSAKIIDSKSPFHNQTVDLLIVDGFIKKIGTALPNTDNAEEIKLDNLHLSQGWFDSSVSLGEPGFEDRETIANGLKVAAKSGFTGIALQPNSFPIIDNQAQVNFVKNKANGFATQLFPIGALTKGSEGKDMAELYDMKNSGAVAFGDYTKSLDNANLLKIALQYVQDFDGLVIAFAQDEKIKGNGVANEGIVSTRLGLKGIPDLAEELQIVRNLFLLEYTSGKMHIPTVSSAKSVQLIKEAKAKGLNVTCSVSVHHLVLTDEKLEGFDTRYKVTPPLKTESDRQALINGVLDGTIDIITSDHNPIDIEHKKMEFDLAKNGTIGLESAFGALMTALPLETIIEKFTDGKTIFDIPKHGISEGEIADITLFNPDGNSVFTKENILSKSKNSAFLGTALKGKVYGILNQGKLILG, from the coding sequence ATGAAAATAATCATCCGAAGCGCCAAAATTATCGATTCGAAAAGTCCCTTTCACAACCAGACTGTAGATCTTTTAATTGTAGATGGTTTTATAAAAAAAATAGGAACGGCACTTCCAAATACCGATAATGCCGAAGAAATAAAACTAGACAATCTACATCTTTCACAAGGATGGTTTGACAGTAGTGTTTCGCTTGGAGAACCCGGTTTTGAAGACAGGGAAACCATTGCAAACGGACTTAAAGTGGCTGCCAAAAGCGGTTTTACTGGCATTGCTTTGCAACCTAACTCCTTCCCTATCATAGACAATCAGGCGCAAGTGAATTTTGTAAAAAACAAAGCCAATGGTTTTGCTACACAACTTTTTCCAATCGGGGCTCTAACTAAAGGCAGTGAAGGCAAGGACATGGCCGAATTATACGATATGAAAAATTCGGGAGCAGTTGCCTTTGGTGATTACACAAAAAGTTTAGACAATGCCAATTTGCTAAAAATAGCTTTACAATATGTACAAGATTTTGACGGATTGGTAATTGCTTTTGCGCAGGATGAAAAAATAAAAGGAAATGGTGTTGCCAATGAAGGAATAGTTTCCACCCGATTAGGATTGAAAGGAATTCCGGATCTGGCTGAAGAATTGCAAATTGTTCGAAACTTATTTTTATTAGAATACACTAGCGGAAAAATGCATATCCCAACCGTTTCTTCAGCAAAATCAGTTCAATTAATTAAAGAAGCAAAAGCAAAAGGACTGAATGTAACCTGTAGCGTAAGCGTTCATCATTTGGTACTAACCGATGAAAAATTAGAGGGCTTTGACACCCGATATAAAGTAACTCCTCCATTGAAAACTGAAAGTGACAGACAAGCATTGATCAACGGCGTTTTGGACGGAACGATTGACATAATTACCTCCGATCACAATCCTATCGATATCGAACACAAAAAAATGGAATTTGATTTGGCCAAAAATGGAACTATTGGTTTAGAAAGTGCTTTTGGAGCTTTGATGACGGCACTTCCATTGGAAACCATAATCGAAAAATTTACCGATGGAAAAACTATTTTTGATATTCCAAAACACGGCATCAGTGAAGGAGAAATTGCGGATATTACTTTATTCAATCCGGATGGCAATAGCGTTTTCACAAAAGAAAATATACTTTCAAAATCCAAAAACTCAGCATTCCTTGGCACCGCTTTAAAAGGAAAAGTTTATGGAATTTTGAACCAAGGAAAACTAATCTTAGGATAA